A genomic stretch from Cellulomonas sp. KRMCY2 includes:
- a CDS encoding response regulator transcription factor translates to MTIRLVVVDDHPVVRAGIVGLLGGEPDLEVVGAAADGVEAIGLVESLRPDVVLMDLRMPVMDGVEATGRILAIAPQVRVVVLTTYETDADILRAVEAGATGYLLKDTPREDLVEGVRAAARGETVLAASVARRLMSQVRSGQQERLTARELEVLAGVARGGSNAQIGRELFIGEATVKTHLLRIFTKLGVDDRTRAVTVALERGILRSP, encoded by the coding sequence ATGACGATCCGCCTCGTCGTCGTGGACGACCACCCGGTGGTCCGGGCCGGGATCGTCGGTCTGCTCGGCGGCGAACCGGACCTCGAGGTCGTCGGCGCGGCCGCCGACGGCGTCGAGGCGATCGGGCTCGTCGAGTCCCTGCGGCCCGACGTCGTCCTGATGGACCTGCGGATGCCGGTGATGGACGGTGTCGAGGCGACCGGGCGCATCCTGGCGATCGCGCCCCAGGTCCGGGTGGTGGTGCTGACCACCTACGAGACCGACGCGGACATCCTGCGTGCGGTCGAGGCCGGCGCGACCGGCTACCTGCTCAAGGACACGCCCCGTGAGGACCTCGTGGAAGGTGTGCGGGCCGCGGCACGCGGCGAGACGGTGCTGGCGGCGTCGGTCGCGCGTCGGCTGATGTCCCAGGTCCGCAGCGGTCAGCAGGAACGGTTGACGGCGCGTGAGCTCGAGGTGCTCGCCGGGGTCGCCCGGGGTGGCAGCAACGCGCAGATCGGGCGCGAGCTGTTCATCGGCGAGGCGACGGTCAAGACCCACCTGCTGCGCATCTTCACCAAGCTCGGTGTCGACGACCGGACCCGGGCCGTGACGGTCGCCCTGGAGCGCGGCATCCTGCGGTCGCCCTGA
- a CDS encoding sensor histidine kinase translates to MTTKSTRSAAGPPAADRHRSARTVLSERADFWARSLRGWDLAFYLGCAIAACAMLVTGGLVAAVALSIGILVLLVVTYLTIGRRAAVSGSEPLALAYLAVLVVATVALVWIDPVSTIILFIAYSQIWFFSPSRRIGVAICTVLTIGVFGALVVTSPEEGVANIVAQGALALAFAVLLGLWVTQVAEQSEDRADLIARLEAAQEELGLSHHAAGVAAERERMAQEIHDTLAQGFTSIVMLAQTASADLHRGEAERAAERMALVEQTARDNLAEARALVAAFVPAGLQGSTLGEALERLAGRFEQETGVRVELIVPTTGPGVPVLTRDTEVVLLRAAQEALSNVRRHAAAQHVRLMLSAGGDPADGTAGVRLEVVDDGSGIAPSAQEGIGLRGMRARVRSGGGEVAVGGVAEGGTRVVVTLPMPDGDTTDSATTDSDPPDDGTTDQETAP, encoded by the coding sequence GTCACCGGTCTGCCCGGACCGTGCTGTCGGAGCGGGCCGACTTCTGGGCCAGGTCCCTGCGCGGCTGGGACCTGGCGTTCTACCTCGGCTGTGCGATCGCGGCCTGCGCCATGCTCGTGACCGGCGGCCTGGTCGCGGCGGTCGCGCTGAGCATCGGCATCCTCGTCCTGCTGGTCGTGACGTACCTGACGATCGGACGACGCGCGGCCGTCTCCGGCAGCGAGCCGCTGGCCCTGGCCTACCTGGCCGTCCTGGTGGTCGCGACGGTGGCCCTGGTGTGGATCGACCCTGTCTCCACGATCATCCTGTTCATCGCCTACTCCCAGATCTGGTTCTTCTCGCCGAGTCGGCGGATCGGCGTCGCGATCTGCACCGTGCTGACCATCGGTGTGTTCGGTGCGCTCGTGGTCACCAGCCCGGAGGAGGGTGTGGCGAACATCGTCGCCCAGGGCGCACTGGCGCTGGCCTTCGCCGTCCTGCTCGGTCTGTGGGTGACCCAGGTCGCCGAGCAGAGCGAGGACCGGGCCGACCTGATCGCCCGACTCGAGGCAGCTCAGGAGGAGCTCGGGCTGTCGCACCACGCAGCCGGCGTCGCCGCCGAGCGCGAGCGGATGGCCCAGGAGATCCACGACACCCTCGCGCAGGGCTTCACCAGCATCGTGATGCTCGCGCAGACCGCGAGCGCCGACCTGCACCGGGGCGAGGCCGAGCGCGCCGCGGAGCGGATGGCACTCGTCGAGCAGACTGCCCGGGACAACCTCGCCGAGGCCCGCGCGCTGGTGGCCGCCTTCGTCCCGGCGGGGCTGCAGGGCTCGACCCTCGGCGAGGCGCTCGAACGCCTCGCCGGGCGCTTCGAGCAGGAGACCGGCGTGCGCGTCGAGCTGATCGTGCCGACCACCGGGCCGGGGGTGCCGGTGCTCACGCGGGACACCGAGGTCGTCCTGCTGCGCGCCGCGCAGGAGGCCCTGTCCAACGTGCGGCGCCACGCCGCCGCCCAGCACGTCCGGCTCATGCTCTCGGCCGGCGGCGACCCTGCCGACGGCACCGCAGGGGTCCGCCTCGAGGTCGTCGACGACGGCAGCGGGATCGCCCCGTCGGCGCAGGAGGGCATCGGCCTGCGCGGGATGCGCGCGCGCGTACGCTCCGGCGGCGGGGAGGTCGCGGTCGGCGGGGTAGCCGAGGGTGGTACCCGGGTGGTGGTCACCCTCCCGATGCCGGACGGCGACACGACCGACAGTGCCACGACCGACAGTGACCCACCCGATGACGGCACGACCGATCAGGAGACCGCACCATGA